The following are from one region of the Oryzias latipes chromosome 12, ASM223467v1 genome:
- the LOC101155286 gene encoding torsin-1A-like isoform X1, translating into MRSKKGRVLLLWVLVCPGVTGAIVVPFSISSALGIAMGFIISFQLTQWCIFTKLHNDLQQECASFNRTGLKMDLENKLFGQHLASRIILKAVSEFMSNDNPKKPLVLSLHGPSGTGKNFVSQLIAENIYKEGMSSKFVHVFTSTLHFPNPRLLPLYKYQLQQWIKDSVSNCERSMFIFDEMDKMHPGLIDSIQPYLEYYDKVVGVSYRKSIFIFLSNAGGEIIVQTALDFWRARRDRKEIDLKDLKTSVSLSIFNNDQSDSFCTTFIYENLVDFFVPFLPLDYSHVVQCAMADMKTRTSEGEGPPDLNVAKQVAHDWLYFPKQERVFAVKGCKTIESKLDIKKQSVAGEKVDGVHMCREEEEKEEEAGSSNKAV; encoded by the exons ATGAGGTCGAAGAAGGGACGCGTCCTGCTGCTGTGGGTTCTGGTCTGCCCCGGTGTCACGGGCGCCATAGTAGTACCCTTCAGTATCTCCTCAGCTCTGGGCATCGCTATGGGGTTCATCATCAGTTTTCAACTGACCCAGTGGTGCATTTTCACCAAACTCCACAATGACTTACAACAGGAGTGCGCTAGTTTCAACAGAACTG GCCTTAAGATGGATctggaaaacaaactgtttGGACAGCACCTGGCGTCTCGCATCATCCTGAAAGCTGTGAGTGAATTCATGAGCAACGACAACCCCAAAAAGCCGCTGGTGCTGTCACTCCACGGCCCGTCCGGCACCGGGAAGAACTTTGTGAGCCAGCTGATCGcagaaaacatttacaaagaGGGGATGAGCAGCAAGTTTGTTCACGTCTTCACGTCCACGCTTCACTTCCCAAATCCCCGTCTACTTCCCCTCTACAAG TATCAGCTGCAGCAGTGGATCAAAGACAGCGTGAGCAACTGTGAGCGCTCCATGTTCATCTTTGATGAGATGGATAAGATGCATCCGGGACTGATCGACAGCATCCAGCCGTACCTGGAGTACTATGACAAGGTGGTCGGAGTTTCCTACAGAAAATCCATCTTCATCTTTCTCAG CAACGCTGGAGGGGAGATCATCGTTCAGACAGCTTTAGATTTCTGGAGAGCAAGACGAGATCGAAAGGAGATTGATCTGAAAGACCTAAAAACATCCGTCTCCCTCTCTATCTTCAACAATGACCAAA gcgACTCTTTTTGCACAACTTTTATCTACGAGAACCTGGTGGACTTCTTTGTTCCCTTCCTCCCTCTGGATTACTCGCACGTCGTGCAGTGCGCCATGGCTGACATGAAGACCAGAACCAGCGAGGGCGAAGGCCCGCCGGACCTGAATGTGGCAAAACAGGTTGCCCATGATTGGCTCTATTTCCCCAAACAAGAGAGAGTTTTTGCCGTCAAAGGCTGCAAAACGATAGAGAGCAAActggacataaaaaaacagagtgtTGCAGGAGAGAAGGTTGACGGCGTACACatgtgcagagaggaggaggagaaggaggaggaggcaggttCCAGTAACAAAGCTGTTTAA
- the LOC101155286 gene encoding torsin-1A-like isoform X2: MDLENKLFGQHLASRIILKAVSEFMSNDNPKKPLVLSLHGPSGTGKNFVSQLIAENIYKEGMSSKFVHVFTSTLHFPNPRLLPLYKYQLQQWIKDSVSNCERSMFIFDEMDKMHPGLIDSIQPYLEYYDKVVGVSYRKSIFIFLSNAGGEIIVQTALDFWRARRDRKEIDLKDLKTSVSLSIFNNDQSDSFCTTFIYENLVDFFVPFLPLDYSHVVQCAMADMKTRTSEGEGPPDLNVAKQVAHDWLYFPKQERVFAVKGCKTIESKLDIKKQSVAGEKVDGVHMCREEEEKEEEAGSSNKAV, encoded by the exons ATGGATctggaaaacaaactgtttGGACAGCACCTGGCGTCTCGCATCATCCTGAAAGCTGTGAGTGAATTCATGAGCAACGACAACCCCAAAAAGCCGCTGGTGCTGTCACTCCACGGCCCGTCCGGCACCGGGAAGAACTTTGTGAGCCAGCTGATCGcagaaaacatttacaaagaGGGGATGAGCAGCAAGTTTGTTCACGTCTTCACGTCCACGCTTCACTTCCCAAATCCCCGTCTACTTCCCCTCTACAAG TATCAGCTGCAGCAGTGGATCAAAGACAGCGTGAGCAACTGTGAGCGCTCCATGTTCATCTTTGATGAGATGGATAAGATGCATCCGGGACTGATCGACAGCATCCAGCCGTACCTGGAGTACTATGACAAGGTGGTCGGAGTTTCCTACAGAAAATCCATCTTCATCTTTCTCAG CAACGCTGGAGGGGAGATCATCGTTCAGACAGCTTTAGATTTCTGGAGAGCAAGACGAGATCGAAAGGAGATTGATCTGAAAGACCTAAAAACATCCGTCTCCCTCTCTATCTTCAACAATGACCAAA gcgACTCTTTTTGCACAACTTTTATCTACGAGAACCTGGTGGACTTCTTTGTTCCCTTCCTCCCTCTGGATTACTCGCACGTCGTGCAGTGCGCCATGGCTGACATGAAGACCAGAACCAGCGAGGGCGAAGGCCCGCCGGACCTGAATGTGGCAAAACAGGTTGCCCATGATTGGCTCTATTTCCCCAAACAAGAGAGAGTTTTTGCCGTCAAAGGCTGCAAAACGATAGAGAGCAAActggacataaaaaaacagagtgtTGCAGGAGAGAAGGTTGACGGCGTACACatgtgcagagaggaggaggagaaggaggaggaggcaggttCCAGTAACAAAGCTGTTTAA